The nucleotide sequence AGAAAACTGAGCGGCTTGCTCCGCATCCGGCACCAATAAACGGCCATAACACCCTGGCCAGTCCGGGCAGCCCAAGCCAGCATCCAGCAGTCGGGTCGCAACCCCCAACAGCAATACCAACAAAGTCAATACGACAGCCAACAGCGACAAACCAATAATACGAGACAAGGTTTTTTCCATATTATGGCTCCGCGATTCTGGTAAGACTGGCTTGTCGCTGTTTTGTTTGCCACTGTTGTGCTTGCCATTGGGGCGGTGCCGGATTTCGTTTTAGCAAGTGTCGTAAATCATCGAATACATCCTCAACAATAATCTTGCCTCCATAGCTGACCACAACTTGCCCCTGAGGGTCAGCCAGCCAAACCCGATATTGTTTAATATCAAATGGCTCAGGCACATTATTCAAAAATGCCAGTTGCTCACCTTTAAACTTTACCTCGGCCGAATACATCTGATTTTCTGGTAATAACAGCCAGCGCTGTACCCGAATAGCCTCCCGCCCTAATGCTCTGTGCATACGCCATAACTGATCTCTTAACACACAGGATTCATCAGCCGGGCAACGAAAAATTAAATACCAGCGCTGATTCTGATGCTGATACATCGACGGATTACTGTTTTCAGATTGGCTGGGGGTATCCCGATAGGATAATGGCCAATCACGGATATTGCTGACCTGAGGCATCAGGTCGCCATGAACGGTCGAGTCATCCGGCACACCCACTTTCCAGAACCACATTGACCAGGCTAAAGGCACCGGAAAGAATAAAATTGCCAGCAATAACAGGAGTTTCAGCTTATCGGGTTTTAGCATGATTTATCCTCCACTTAATAAAAACCGCTCTGGCTTAAGCTCTCTCAATTAAACCCTTCGGTCAGCGTCGACCAACAATGGCAAACACCAAGGCAACGGCTGCTAATAAAAACCATTGCAGGCTGTAACCCAGATGTTTATCCGGAGTGATCTGATAAGGCCGCCACCAGCGTTGTCGCTCGTCCAAGCCCTGACTATTTACCTGTAAATGCAACACACCGGAGAAGTGATAAGTTGCTTCCGGCCAGTACACCAGGTCTATTCTGGGAATCCGCTTTCCTTCGGGTTTATCATCCAGAACAAATCCGGTATCTGTATCATTAAGGGTCTGCCAAATGCCATGAATCACAACCAAACGGGATTGTTCTGCTGGTATGTGTTGATCTAGCGTTCCTCGTTTTCCCTGAGTGTTCACAAAGCCTCTATCAATCAACCAAAGCCGGCCGGCCACATCGACAAAAGGCGTTAATAACGCCACGCCGACCTGGCCGTTTAATGTTCTGTTATCCAGCCAGAGACTGTGAGAATTGAGAAATTGTCCGGTCAGAATCACTTCCGATAAATGAGCCGGTTCGAGGTGAGGATTAACGGAAGAATCAGCCTGCTGTTGCTGTAACAGCAGTTGTTGTTTTTCAGCGGCTCTTTGCCATTGCCAATGGCTCAACACCAAACCAGAAAATACCACCAACAGCCATACACTCCACCAAAGTACCTGCCCGAGGTACACACCAGGATGGTCATTTTTTATTGCATTTTTAATTGATTGTGTTGCCATAACATTCACCATAAAAATACAAGCCTGGGGTTAAACATGGGCTTGAGCCAGAGGTTAAATCATGAAAATACTGATCCTGATAACGTTTTCCCTGATGCTGCTGAGCCTGTTCGTGGCGGCAGGATTTCTGATCAAAGATGATTCAACCACACACCGGGTGCTTCGTTCTCTCAGCTGGCGCATTGGCCTGGCTCTGTTACTAGTGGCTGAGCTACTGGTTTGGTTTTTGTGGTACCAGACTGATTGATAAACCGTCAAACAGAAACCTCATCGCTTCAGACTACATAGACAAAAATAAATAACCCTAACCAAACCACATCGACAAAGTGCCAATACCAGGCCGCTGCCTCAAAGCCAAAATGCTGTTGTGCTGTAAAATGCCCCTTCCGTAAACGCAACAGAATCACCAACAAAATCACAGCACCAATGGTGACGTGTAAACCATGAAAGCCGGTTAACAGAAAGAAGGTACCACCATAAACGCCTGCCTGAAGAGTCAGGCCCAGCTTTTCATACGCTTCAACATACTCAATGCCCTGCACAACCAAAAACACGAAACCAAGTAGAAGAGTAAACAGCAGCCAAGCCTGGCAAACCTTTCTATGGTTGGACTTAAGCGCGTGATGGGCAACGGTCAGAGTGAGGCTGGATGTCACCAACAACAGAGTGTTAATTAATGGCAAATGCCATGGGTCAATAACCCCTTGAGGGCCTGAAAACTCTTCACCTGGAGGATTTAATAATGGCCAGGAAGCAACAAAGTCCGGCCACAATAAAGCGGTTATGCCCTTAGCGCCCTCACCATCCAACCAGGGTAAAGCAAAGGTGCGGATATAAAACAGCGCTCCAAAGAAGGCTGAAAAAAACATCACTTCAGAAAAAATAAACCAGGCCATGCCTTGTCGGAAAGAACGATCCATCTGTGCATCATAGAATCCCGCCATCGATTCTCTGGCAACATCGCGAAACCAGAAAAACATTACCAAAAGAATGCCAAGCAATCCTAATAACGTCAGCCCGGCACCTGCCCCATATGACAGAACAGTCCCGGCTGAAATAGCAAAAACCGCAATAACCACCACGGCAGCAATGGGCCAGTGGCTGCTTTCTGGTACGTAATATTGACTGCTCATATCAACCTCCCACCAAGCTGGCGTCAGTTATATCGTCCATTACCGGGAATAAGGTGTAGGCCAGTGTCATAGAAGATATATCATCAGGAAATTCCGCAGACAGGAAATACACCACCGGAATATCAATCTGCTCTGCAGGCTTCAGCGTTAACGCCTGAAAACAAAAACACTCTATTTTTAATACATGGCGGCTGGCTTGCGCCGGGCTGACACTGGGAACCGCTTTCACCTGTTGTGGCTGATCGGTTAAATTTTTAAAACGGAAATACACCTGATGTTTTCCTCCAGGCAAAACCCGTTGGGAACTGTCTAGCGGATAAAAGGCAACCGCCAACCCGGAGCCAACCTGAGTAATAAACTGAATATCGCGTGCAGAAATTTCACCCGGCAACCCTTGAGTATGTACACCGTGGGTTTGTGTATCAGAGTTCAATGGCTTCAATAGCCCAGAAGCACGGCCATTTAAACCGGTAATATCACAAAATACGTCATATAAGGGCACTAACGCGATGGTGAACAACACCATCAGAATTAATGCCCCGATCAATTGCCGAATGGTTTTCTGAATCGCAAGCTGCTGCTCCGTATCAGTTGGTGTTGCTTCGGCTGGTGCTGTCTCATTTCGTGCTATCTGTTCTGGCATCATCTTTTCCCCTACTCTCTCGATGGAGAATCACGCTCCGGAATAAACTCCGGAGGTTGGCCAAAGGTATGTGCCGGTGCAGGGCTGGGGACTGACCACTCCAGGCCTTCTGCTCCTTCCCATGGATTTGCCGGCGCTTTTTCACCGCCGTTAATACAGCGTACGACCACAATCACCAATAATAATTGGGAAATCCCAAACAAGAATCCCCCCAACGAAGACACCATATTAAAATCGGTAAACTGCAACGCATAATCGGGGATACGACGTGGCATACCGGCTAAACCGGAGAAATGCATTGGGAAAAAAGTAAGATTGACGCCAATCACCGACAACCAGAAATGCCAGCGCCCTAATACTTCGCTGGGATAATGCCCGGTCCACTTAGGCAGCCAGTAATAAATTGCCGCAATAATGGCAAATAAAGCGCCGGGAACCAGCACATAATGAAAATGTGCCACGACAAA is from Bacterioplanoides sp. SCSIO 12839 and encodes:
- a CDS encoding DUF2909 family protein, with product MKILILITFSLMLLSLFVAAGFLIKDDSTTHRVLRSLSWRIGLALLLVAELLVWFLWYQTD
- a CDS encoding cytochrome c oxidase assembly protein — protein: MMPEQIARNETAPAEATPTDTEQQLAIQKTIRQLIGALILMVLFTIALVPLYDVFCDITGLNGRASGLLKPLNSDTQTHGVHTQGLPGEISARDIQFITQVGSGLAVAFYPLDSSQRVLPGGKHQVYFRFKNLTDQPQQVKAVPSVSPAQASRHVLKIECFCFQALTLKPAEQIDIPVVYFLSAEFPDDISSMTLAYTLFPVMDDITDASLVGG
- a CDS encoding SURF1 family protein, whose amino-acid sequence is MATQSIKNAIKNDHPGVYLGQVLWWSVWLLVVFSGLVLSHWQWQRAAEKQQLLLQQQQADSSVNPHLEPAHLSEVILTGQFLNSHSLWLDNRTLNGQVGVALLTPFVDVAGRLWLIDRGFVNTQGKRGTLDQHIPAEQSRLVVIHGIWQTLNDTDTGFVLDDKPEGKRIPRIDLVYWPEATYHFSGVLHLQVNSQGLDERQRWWRPYQITPDKHLGYSLQWFLLAAVALVFAIVGRR
- a CDS encoding cytochrome c oxidase subunit 3, producing the protein MSSQYYVPESSHWPIAAVVVIAVFAISAGTVLSYGAGAGLTLLGLLGILLVMFFWFRDVARESMAGFYDAQMDRSFRQGMAWFIFSEVMFFSAFFGALFYIRTFALPWLDGEGAKGITALLWPDFVASWPLLNPPGEEFSGPQGVIDPWHLPLINTLLLVTSSLTLTVAHHALKSNHRKVCQAWLLFTLLLGFVFLVVQGIEYVEAYEKLGLTLQAGVYGGTFFLLTGFHGLHVTIGAVILLVILLRLRKGHFTAQQHFGFEAAAWYWHFVDVVWLGLFIFVYVV